In the genome of Nocardia sp. NBC_00416, one region contains:
- a CDS encoding globin domain-containing protein → MDARSAALVRANFQSVIDAPSGPERLVSAFYGHLFAENPRLRELFPPAMDMQAKRVATAIQYMLDHLEDWDRAQKFLEQLARDHRKYGVEAEHYDQAGPALYAAFQTYNGPYWTRELAEGWRDVCLLISAAMAIGANSDDSPPYWEATVVGHRHVLDDLAIVRLQSDDPIPYLAGQYVPVSVPQRPRMWRYLSPAIPSNPYGEIEFHVRKVRGGWVSPSVVGETKVGDRWLIGGPLGGLQVDQDTGRDVLMIGSGTGVAPLRAQLIEMGRRGINPRVHFFIGGVYPCDLYDVENMWQLSQSNPWLTIVPVCEHKTNPWWYPHPTEDAPYGMHRRLVGNLGAVVASFGAWEDRQIQIAGSAKMIADTRRALLAVGTPEEIISTDPV, encoded by the coding sequence GTGGATGCGCGTTCGGCAGCGCTGGTCCGCGCCAATTTCCAGTCGGTGATCGACGCACCGAGTGGACCCGAGCGGTTGGTCAGCGCGTTTTACGGTCACCTGTTCGCGGAGAATCCGCGGCTGCGGGAACTTTTCCCGCCCGCCATGGATATGCAGGCGAAACGGGTGGCCACTGCGATCCAGTACATGCTCGATCACCTCGAGGACTGGGATCGCGCCCAGAAGTTCCTCGAACAACTGGCGCGTGATCACCGCAAATACGGGGTCGAAGCCGAGCACTACGACCAGGCCGGCCCGGCGCTCTACGCCGCCTTCCAGACCTACAACGGCCCCTACTGGACCCGCGAGTTGGCCGAAGGCTGGCGCGATGTCTGCCTGCTCATCTCCGCCGCCATGGCCATCGGCGCCAATTCCGATGATTCGCCGCCCTACTGGGAAGCCACCGTCGTCGGGCACCGGCACGTCCTCGACGACCTCGCGATCGTCCGGCTGCAGTCCGACGACCCGATCCCCTATCTGGCCGGCCAGTACGTCCCGGTATCGGTGCCGCAGCGGCCCCGCATGTGGCGCTACCTCTCCCCCGCGATCCCGTCGAATCCCTACGGCGAGATCGAATTCCACGTCCGCAAGGTGCGCGGCGGCTGGGTGAGCCCGTCCGTCGTCGGCGAGACCAAAGTCGGCGACCGCTGGCTCATCGGCGGACCGCTCGGCGGCCTGCAGGTGGATCAGGACACCGGCCGCGATGTGCTCATGATCGGGTCGGGCACCGGCGTCGCGCCACTGCGCGCGCAATTGATCGAAATGGGCCGGCGCGGTATCAATCCCCGGGTGCACTTCTTCATCGGCGGGGTGTACCCCTGCGATCTCTACGACGTCGAGAACATGTGGCAACTCTCGCAGAGCAATCCGTGGCTCACCATCGTCCCGGTCTGCGAACACAAGACGAACCCCTGGTGGTACCCGCACCCCACCGAAGACGCGCCCTACGGAATGCACCGGCGCCTGGTCGGCAACCTCGGCGCGGTCGTCGCCAGTTTCGGCGCGTGGGAGGATCGGCAGATCCAGATCGCCGGTTCGGCGAAGATGATCGCCGACACCCGGCGCGCGCTGCTCGCGGTCGGCACCCCCGAGGAGATCATCAGTACCGACCCGGTCTGA